The Gemmatimonadota bacterium genomic sequence ATGCGCTTGACCTGCGCCGCCGTCAGGGACGGGAAGTGCCCCATGAGGACGGCGGCCAGGCCGCTGACCACCGGGGCCGCCATGCTCGTCCCGCTCTGGCGGGAGTACCCTCCGCCGGGAACCGTGCTGAGGATGTCCTCGCCCGGTGCGAAGACGTCCACCTGCTCCTTTCCGTAGTTGGAGAAGGGGGCGGCGAGGTGCTCGCCCCCCTTCCACGACGAGGCGCCGACTTCGATCCACGTCTCCGCGCGCCCGCCCGTCGTGTACGCCGGCTGCGGAAAGTTGGGCTCCGTGGCCAGGTCGGCGCCGTCATTGCCGGCGGCGTGTACGAGGAGCACGCCCTTGCCGGCGGCGTAGCGGACGGCCTCATCCACGACGCCCTTGTCCGGCGAGAGGCCCTTGCCAAAGCTCATGTTGATGATGTGCGCGCCGTTGTCGGCGGCATATCGAATCGCGGCGGCCACGTCCTTGTCGCGCTCGTCGCCATCCGGCACCGCGCGCACGGCCATGATCCGCACCCCGGCGGCGACGCCATCGATGCCCATGCCGTTGCGCGCGGCCCCGATGATGCCGGCCACGTGGGAGCCGTGCTTGGCATTGGGACCGGTCACGTTGCGATTGCCGTATCGCCGCTCGGTCGGATCCGACGGGTTGTCGCCGACGATCGCCCGCGGGTTGAACTCCACGTTGTAGCCGTAGGTCATCTGGCTCTCGATCTGCTCCCTCGCGTCCGCGATCGCTTCGGGCGAAATCCCCGCCTGCGCCAAACGCAGGAACATCGACCGCGCGTTGCGCACGCTATCGCTGGAGGCCACCAGCGCCTCGACGCGTGCGGGGGTGAGCGAATCGGCACCCAGCGCGCTCCGCAGGGTCCGCGTGGTTCGCGTCATGAGTTCGTCCACGGAGCGCACTTGTGCGGCTTGGCCCTGCAGCTCGGCGCGCTTGGTCGTGTACTCGGTGGCGAGCCCGGCGCAGCGCGCGCGCGTGGAGTCCGCGATGTTCGTCCCCAGCGCGAGGCACCGTGCGTGCTGCCGCGTGACCTCCAGCGTTTCCCAGTTGACGTCCCCGGTGGCGCCGCCCAGAAAATTCCAGCCCCTCGTATCATCGATGTAGCCATTGTTGTCATCGTCGCGTCCATTCCCGGGCTGTTCTTTCGGGTTGGACCACAGCACGGGCTTCAGCTCCACATGCGCGGTGTCCACCCCGCCGTCGATCACCGCCACGACAATCTCCCGGAGCGGCGCGCGCCCGCCGAGCAGCTCGCGCTCCGCGCGACGCAGCCCGATCCCGGCCACCCCGTCGGCCGTGGCGTCGAGCAACTGCCAGTCATCAGCGGCCGCCGCCGGGGACGGCGCGGTCGCGCTGACGGACGGCACGGCGGCGGGCTGCGGGGCGGTGGTGACTGTGGTGGCCGCGGGACTGCAGGCAACAACCAACAGCAGGAGCAACAGGGCGGGGCGCGGCATGCGATGACAGACCAGGAGGAGGGACGCGGAACCACCGCGTCCACGGTGGCCGATCGAGGCAGAAAATCTATGGCGGCTCGAGGGGTGACGCCTCTCCTCCGGTGACGAGTCGTCCGCGCCAACCTTCGAGGGGGGCGCGGGTGTCCAACTCCCGATCCGGAACTCGGCGTCCCGGACGGCCGTAGAGCGTTCATCTCCAACCCCCGGTGTCATGCGCCCCCTCCGGCTTGCCGTGCGTACGCTATTCCGGACGCCGTTCGTGACCACCATTGCCGTGGTCTCCCTCGCGCTTGGGATTGGGGCGAACGCCGCGATCTTCTCGCTCTTCAACCAGCTGTTGCTGCGGTCACTCCCCGTCCGGGCGCCGGAGGAACTCGTCAACCTCAAGGCGCCTGGCCCCCTCCAAGGGAGTACCTCGTGTAACCAGGCCGGGGACTGCGACGAGATCTTCAGCTACCCACTGTTCCGGGACTTGGAGCGCGGGCAGGCCGGCATGGCCGGGTTGGCGGCGCACCGGACCTTTGGGGCGAACATCGGCGTACGCAAGCAGACGCGGAGCGGGACCGGGGTCATGGTCTCGGGGCAGTACTTCGCCACCCTCGGGGTGCAGCCCTTCCTGGGTCGCCTCCTTGGCCCGGCGGATGACGAGACGATCGGTGCGCATCCTGTGGCGGTGCTGAGCCATCGGTATTGGTCGACCACGCTTGGGGCAGACCGGACCGTGCTGAACGAGCCGGTGATGATCAACGGCGGTGCCATGACGATCGTCGGCGTGGCCCCACCGGGCTTTGACGGGATCACCATGGGCGAGGTGCCGGACCTCTTTGTGCCGATCTCGATGCGCGGGCAGGTCAGTCCCGGGTTTGCGGGGTTCGAGGACCGTCGGAACCACTGGGTCTACCTGTTCGGTCGCCCCGCACCCGGGGTGTCGGTGGCGCAAGCAGCGACGGGGCTCAACCGTGTGTTCAAGCCCATCCTCGCCGATGTGGAGGTGCCACTGCAAGTGGGGTTCAGCGACGCGACGATGGCCCAGTTCAAGGCGCGGGAGATCCACTTGACGAGCGGTCGCCGCGGGCAGTCCTCGTTCCACAAGGAAGCCCAAACGCCGCTGGCGATGCTCTTTGGGGTCACCGGGATCGTCCTCCTGATTGCGTGTGCGAACATTGCCAACCTGCTGCTGGCCCGCGGGGCGGGGCGGGCGACGGAGGTGGCGGTGCGCATGTCGTTAGGCGCGCAGCGTCGGCAGGTCGCGGGCCAACTGCTGCTGGAGGCCACCGTCCTGGCGTTGATGGCCGCGGCGGCGTCCCTGGTGGTCGCGCGATGGACCCTGGCGGCGATCGGGTCGATGATGACCGTTGAGGGTGCGGCGACGCTCACGTTCACGTTGAGCTGGCCCATGGTGGCCTTTGCTGGTGGCCTTGCCCTCGTGACCGGCCTGCTCTTCGGCCTCTTTCCGGCGTTGCACAGCACGCGCCCAGACCTGATCACGGCAATCCGGTCGAGCACCGGGCAGGCGTCGGGGGCCCGCGCGGCCTCACGGTTTCGCACCGGGCTTGTCACGGCGCAGATCGCCCTCGCGATGACCCTGTTGACCTGTGCCGGCCTGTTCATCGCCAGCCTGCGCAACGTGAACCGCGTGGAGGTGGGCGCCGACATCGACCAGATGGTGACCTTCCGGATCAGTCCGGAACTCAATGGGTACACCGGGCCGCGCAGTGCCATCTTCTTTCGGCGGCTGACCGAGGAATTGCGCGCCGTGCCGGGTGTCACCGCGGTGACCTCGTCACTCGTTCCGTTCCTGGCCGGAAGCAGCTGGGGGACGAGCGTGTCGGTCGAGGGGTTCAAGGACGGCCCGGACGTGGACAGCAATGCCCGGCTGAATCGCGTGGCGGCGGGTTACCTGGGCGCCATGGGGATGCCGCTGATGGCGGGACGCGAGTTCACCGAGGCGGATGGAGCGGGTGGGCCGAGGGTGGCGATCGTCAACGAAACGTTTGCGAGAAAGTTCGGGCTCGGGCGCGATGCCGTCGGCAAGCGGATGGCGACGAGCACCGGGAATCCCGAGCTCAATATCGAGATCGTTGGGCTGGTGCAGGATGCGAAGTACAGCGACGTGAAGGATGCTGTTCCGCCGTTGTTCTTCCAGCCGCATCAGCAGGATACGACGATGGGGGAATTGTCGTTCTACGTCCGCACGGCGAGCGACCTCTCGGCCGTGATGCGCGCCATTCCCGACGTGGTCAAGTCCTTGGACCCCGACCTTCCGGTCGAGGAGCTGAAGACCGTACCGCAACAAGTGCGGGAGACCGTGCTCGTGGATCGGATCATCGGGATGTTGTCCAGCGCGTTCGCCTTGCTGGCCACGCTACTGGCGGCGATCGGGCTGTACGGGGTGCTCGCGTATACCGTGGCCCAGCGCACGCGCGAGATCGGGGTGCGGATGGCGTTAGGCGCCAACGCGCGCGCCGTGCGGGCGATGGTCCTCCGGCAGGTGGGGGTCATGACGGCCATCGGCGGGGTGATCGGGTTGGCCGCCGCCGTGGGACTGGGGCGCGCGGCGCGCTCCCTCCTCTTCGGCCTGGAGGGGCATGACCCGGTGGTGTTGGGTGCGTCAGCACTGCTGCTCACGGTGGTGGCCCTCGGCGCCGGGTACCTGCCCGCACGCCGCGCCTCCCGCGTGAACCCGATGACCGCGCTGCGGTACGAGTAGCACCGCCGCGAGCGCCCCGGGCCATCGCGCCCCAGCGAACGCCGTGCCAGTTTCCGGTGGTGCGAGCGCCCACCGCAGCGGGCCCTTCGCGCCGTGCCTCCACGACCGTCTCTCTCCTCTCGCCCCACACGAATCATGCTTGAACGTCTGGTGGCCTTTCGGCGCTGGTCCCTCCCGGCGATCGCCGCCGTGTCGGTGGCCTGCGGGTCCAAAGAGACTCCGGCCGCGGGAGCCACGATGCCGGCAGCCGGGCTCGCCGTCATTGATACGGCGGGGTTGATGGCGCACATCCGCGTGCTGGCCCACGACTCCCTGCTCGGTCGAGCACCCGGGTCGTTAGGCGAGGAACGCACGGTCGCCTACCTCGAGTCGCAGTTCAGGGCACTCGGGCTCGCGCCGGGGAACCCGGATGGGAGCTACATCCAGAAGGTGCCGCTGGTGGGCATCACGGTGCAGGGGACGCCCGCGATGACCTTCCGCAAGGACGGGGCGTCGCGGTCCCTGGCCTGGCGCGACGACTATGTGGCCTGGACGAAGCATGTCGCCGACCGCGCGTCGCTCGACAACTCCGAGCTGGTGTTCGTCGGGTATGGCGTCGAAGCGCCGGAGTTCCAGTGGGACGACATCAAGGGGGCCGACCTGGCCGGCAAGACACTGGTCATGCTGGTCAATGATCCCCCGCTCGCCGACACGGCACGTTTTGGGGGGCCCCGCATGACGTACTATGGGCGCTGGACCTACAAGTACGAGCAGGGAATGAAACACAAGGCCGCCGGAGTGCTGATTGTGCACGAGACCGAGCCGGCCGGGTATCCGTTCGCGGTCGTGCAGGGCAAAACGGCCGAGCAGTTCGACCTGGTGACGCCGGACAAGAACATGTCGCGGAGCGCCGTCGAGGGGTGGATCACCCTGGAGCAGGCCAAGGCCTTGTTTGCCATGGCCGGAGAGGACTTCGATGCGCTGAAGGCGCGAGCGGCCACCCCGGAGTTCGCTCCGGTATCGTTAGGCGTAACGGCGTCGGTGACCCTGCAGAACACCCTCCGTACGGTGGACTCCCGCAATGTCGCGGCGGTGTTGCCAGGGAGCGATCCCACCCGCGCCGGCGAGTACCTCATCTACACGGCCCACTGGGACCACTTCGGCATCGGCGACAAGGTCAACGGGGATTCGATCTACAACGGCGCCCTGGACAACGCGACCGGAACCGCGGGGCTGCTCGTCCTGGCGAAGGCCTTCAAGGCTGCGCCGCCGCCGCGTTCGATCCTGTTCCTGTCGGTGACAGCCGAGGAACAGGGATTGCTCGGGTCGGCGTACTACGCGGTCTCCCCGCTGTATCCGTTGGCGAAGACCGTGGCGAACATCAACATGGATGGCCTGAACCAGTGGGGGCCGACCAGCGACCTCACCGTCATCGGCCTCGGCGCGTCGGAGCTGGATGACTACGCGTCTGCAGCTGCCTCGGAGGCCGGGCGAACCCTCCGCCCCGACCCGGAACCGGAGAAGGGTTACTACTACCGCTCGGACCACTTCAATTTCGCCAAGGTCGGCGTGCCGGCGTTCTACGCGGGCGATGGCGTGGACTACATCGGGAAGCCGCCCGAGTACGGGATGGAGAAGCGGAAGGTCTACGTGGCCGACGACTATCACAAGCCACAGGACGAGATCAAGCCGGACTGGGTGATGACCGGGGCGATCGACGACCTCAAGCTCCTGATGACGATCGGCTATCGCGTGGCGGCGGCCGCCCGGTGGCCGGAATGGCGGCCCGGGAATGAGTTCCGTGCCGCGCGCGAGGCCTCACTCGCGGCGAGCAAGTAGGGGAGCGCGCCTAGCGCCCCTCCTGCACCACCGGGAGGATTAGCCGGGACGGATACTCGGCGGAGTGGTGGATCCGGTTGCGCGCCTTCACCCAGCTGGTCTCGTCGTAGTTGCGGCCACCGGTGTTGAGGTTGCGGTCAAACCGGGGAAAGTTGGACGACGAGATGTGGACGCGCAGCTTGTGGCCGGCGGGCAAGTACCAGCTGGTGGCGTGCAGGTCGACCGGCACCCGGTAGACCTTGCCCGCTTCCATCAACCGCGGCGTGCCGAAGCCGTCGCGGTAACGCACGCGGGTGATGCCCTCGAGGATGTTCATCACCCGTCCATCGGGAAAGACATCGAGCACCTTCACGGTGACGTCGGTGTCCTTCACATCGGAGGAGAGGAACACCTCGGCGCGCAGTGATCCCGTAAGCTCCATGCCGTTGGGAAGCGCGTCCGTCGTGTAGACCAGGATATCCGGTCGCGACTCGAGGTCGGCGTGGTTGAAGGAGCCCGGCTGGTCCTTGGGGTTGCCGGTACAGCAGATCGACCCGCCGCGCGCGGGAACGGGGTTTGCCGGGTCGTACGTGAAGGTGTCGACGGGTTCAC encodes the following:
- a CDS encoding M28 family peptidase, encoding MAFRRWSLPAIAAVSVACGSKETPAAGATMPAAGLAVIDTAGLMAHIRVLAHDSLLGRAPGSLGEERTVAYLESQFRALGLAPGNPDGSYIQKVPLVGITVQGTPAMTFRKDGASRSLAWRDDYVAWTKHVADRASLDNSELVFVGYGVEAPEFQWDDIKGADLAGKTLVMLVNDPPLADTARFGGPRMTYYGRWTYKYEQGMKHKAAGVLIVHETEPAGYPFAVVQGKTAEQFDLVTPDKNMSRSAVEGWITLEQAKALFAMAGEDFDALKARAATPEFAPVSLGVTASVTLQNTLRTVDSRNVAAVLPGSDPTRAGEYLIYTAHWDHFGIGDKVNGDSIYNGALDNATGTAGLLVLAKAFKAAPPPRSILFLSVTAEEQGLLGSAYYAVSPLYPLAKTVANINMDGLNQWGPTSDLTVIGLGASELDDYASAAASEAGRTLRPDPEPEKGYYYRSDHFNFAKVGVPAFYAGDGVDYIGKPPEYGMEKRKVYVADDYHKPQDEIKPDWVMTGAIDDLKLLMTIGYRVAAAARWPEWRPGNEFRAAREASLAASK
- a CDS encoding S8 family peptidase, with the protein product MPRPALLLLLLVVACSPAATTVTTAPQPAAVPSVSATAPSPAAAADDWQLLDATADGVAGIGLRRAERELLGGRAPLREIVVAVIDGGVDTAHVELKPVLWSNPKEQPGNGRDDDNNGYIDDTRGWNFLGGATGDVNWETLEVTRQHARCLALGTNIADSTRARCAGLATEYTTKRAELQGQAAQVRSVDELMTRTTRTLRSALGADSLTPARVEALVASSDSVRNARSMFLRLAQAGISPEAIADAREQIESQMTYGYNVEFNPRAIVGDNPSDPTERRYGNRNVTGPNAKHGSHVAGIIGAARNGMGIDGVAAGVRIMAVRAVPDGDERDKDVAAAIRYAADNGAHIINMSFGKGLSPDKGVVDEAVRYAAGKGVLLVHAAGNDGADLATEPNFPQPAYTTGGRAETWIEVGASSWKGGEHLAAPFSNYGKEQVDVFAPGEDILSTVPGGGYSRQSGTSMAAPVVSGLAAVLMGHFPSLTAAQVKRIILESATSYKDALVVRPGSQEEKVPFGSLSRTGGIVNAVAAIKAAQAMVRPVP
- a CDS encoding ABC transporter permease, translating into MRPLRLAVRTLFRTPFVTTIAVVSLALGIGANAAIFSLFNQLLLRSLPVRAPEELVNLKAPGPLQGSTSCNQAGDCDEIFSYPLFRDLERGQAGMAGLAAHRTFGANIGVRKQTRSGTGVMVSGQYFATLGVQPFLGRLLGPADDETIGAHPVAVLSHRYWSTTLGADRTVLNEPVMINGGAMTIVGVAPPGFDGITMGEVPDLFVPISMRGQVSPGFAGFEDRRNHWVYLFGRPAPGVSVAQAATGLNRVFKPILADVEVPLQVGFSDATMAQFKAREIHLTSGRRGQSSFHKEAQTPLAMLFGVTGIVLLIACANIANLLLARGAGRATEVAVRMSLGAQRRQVAGQLLLEATVLALMAAAASLVVARWTLAAIGSMMTVEGAATLTFTLSWPMVAFAGGLALVTGLLFGLFPALHSTRPDLITAIRSSTGQASGARAASRFRTGLVTAQIALAMTLLTCAGLFIASLRNVNRVEVGADIDQMVTFRISPELNGYTGPRSAIFFRRLTEELRAVPGVTAVTSSLVPFLAGSSWGTSVSVEGFKDGPDVDSNARLNRVAAGYLGAMGMPLMAGREFTEADGAGGPRVAIVNETFARKFGLGRDAVGKRMATSTGNPELNIEIVGLVQDAKYSDVKDAVPPLFFQPHQQDTTMGELSFYVRTASDLSAVMRAIPDVVKSLDPDLPVEELKTVPQQVRETVLVDRIIGMLSSAFALLATLLAAIGLYGVLAYTVAQRTREIGVRMALGANARAVRAMVLRQVGVMTAIGGVIGLAAAVGLGRAARSLLFGLEGHDPVVLGASALLLTVVALGAGYLPARRASRVNPMTALRYE